One window of the Candidatus Izemoplasmatales bacterium genome contains the following:
- a CDS encoding RluA family pseudouridine synthase yields MPVKILYEDNHLIVAVKPAGVLSQADGGPKEDMLSLLKDDVKVRYDKPGDVYLGLVHRLDQNVGGVMVFARTSKAAARLSAAIRDHAFEKRYLALVEGEIPEGTRGRLVDRLAKDEGTRKAVVDGAGGREAVLEYESLAVVRREGRVRTLVDVRLESGRFHQIRAQFAHAGHPLVGDTKYGGTPAGRGVLGLHAFELAFAHPVTGAPMVFRDVPKQVPFDRLDIPVK; encoded by the coding sequence ATGCCCGTGAAGATTCTCTATGAGGACAACCATCTGATCGTCGCCGTCAAGCCCGCCGGGGTGCTCTCGCAGGCCGACGGCGGACCGAAGGAGGACATGCTCTCGCTCCTCAAGGACGACGTGAAGGTCCGCTACGACAAACCCGGCGACGTCTATCTCGGTCTCGTCCACCGCCTCGACCAGAACGTCGGCGGCGTGATGGTGTTCGCACGTACCTCGAAGGCCGCGGCGCGACTGTCCGCGGCGATCCGCGACCACGCCTTCGAGAAGCGCTATCTCGCGCTCGTCGAAGGCGAGATTCCCGAAGGAACCCGCGGCCGGCTCGTCGATCGGCTTGCGAAGGACGAAGGGACCCGCAAGGCGGTCGTCGACGGGGCCGGGGGCCGCGAGGCCGTCCTCGAATACGAGTCGCTCGCCGTGGTCCGGCGGGAGGGACGCGTCCGCACGCTCGTCGACGTCCGGCTTGAAAGCGGCCGCTTCCATCAGATCCGCGCGCAGTTCGCCCACGCCGGACACCCCCTGGTCGGCGATACGAAATACGGCGGCACGCCCGCCGGTCGCGGCGTCCTCGGGCTGCACGCCTTCGAACTCGCCTTCGCCCATCCCGTGACGGGTGCGCCGATGGTCTTCCGGGACGTTCCGAAGCAGGTTCCGTTCGATCGTCTCGACATTCCCGTGAAATGA
- a CDS encoding GNAT family N-acetyltransferase, translating into MEFHLITLDDRERYDRALAQSPLFHDYQGSDLNFACLFAWRRHDRLECGALPDGTIVTRGERNGVGFYFPPIAATEPAFIAALSLLEGEALENNIPFLVRGMTASLVAIVGRSDRHDRIDSERNLFEYLYDAASLRTLSGTRYHAKRNFVNRFMKNGDHSFRPYRDADRGLVETMLHHWEARKLQAYEIQAILELLDFRAELSCFADLLFVGERLAAFAIGTLQGNVGITLFEKADTGVPGVYAAINQMFANAHYEGVPVVNRQEDLGIAELRKSKLSYHPIGFVEKYSLMRDHLSQAEIEELKSLYGEAFPASQNFTDYFFHNRYRSDNVVFHRIDGRIVSALHLVRRTVAIRHREFAVPFVAAAATLRTERGKGLMSTLLRQTLAELYNRKTALAAISSASDEYYRPFGFVTVCRSQDVRIVSPASDGRVLRVATRDDLPALDALYRRRMETYDVFVERRLDAWNDFYDEVAAAGGTIFLILENDEPIGYFSRFGDRVEELCLPADVAPTTMSALDGLTVAIEGGEGDGGRVMFRIVDAMRFLREYPYAPKAECRRRVRIVDDLFAQNNRSLEWIVEGGTVRIREIDDAEETLSIEELAAMAFQDGACPFGPSRTLVFDR; encoded by the coding sequence ATGGAATTCCATCTCATAACCCTCGATGACAGAGAACGATACGACCGCGCCCTGGCGCAAAGCCCCCTGTTCCACGACTATCAGGGCAGCGATCTCAATTTCGCATGCCTCTTCGCCTGGCGGCGCCACGACCGGCTCGAATGCGGCGCACTCCCTGACGGCACGATCGTGACCCGCGGCGAACGGAACGGGGTCGGCTTCTACTTCCCGCCGATCGCGGCGACCGAACCGGCGTTCATCGCGGCGCTTTCGCTCCTCGAAGGCGAAGCGCTCGAGAACAACATCCCCTTCCTCGTCCGCGGAATGACCGCGTCGCTCGTCGCCATCGTCGGCCGGAGCGACCGCCACGACCGCATCGACAGCGAACGGAACCTGTTCGAATACCTCTACGACGCCGCGTCGCTGAGGACCCTGTCGGGAACCCGCTATCACGCCAAGCGCAACTTCGTCAACCGTTTCATGAAGAACGGCGACCATTCGTTCCGTCCCTATAGGGACGCCGACCGCGGTCTCGTCGAGACGATGCTCCATCACTGGGAAGCCCGGAAACTGCAGGCATACGAGATTCAGGCGATCCTTGAACTCCTCGACTTCCGCGCCGAACTGTCCTGCTTCGCCGACCTCCTGTTCGTCGGCGAACGCCTCGCCGCGTTCGCGATCGGCACACTCCAGGGAAACGTCGGGATCACCCTTTTCGAAAAGGCGGACACGGGCGTCCCCGGCGTCTACGCGGCGATCAACCAGATGTTCGCGAACGCCCATTACGAAGGCGTCCCGGTCGTCAACCGCCAGGAAGACCTCGGGATCGCCGAACTGCGGAAATCGAAGTTGTCCTACCACCCGATCGGGTTCGTCGAGAAGTACTCGCTCATGCGCGACCACCTCTCGCAGGCCGAAATCGAGGAACTGAAGTCCTTATACGGCGAGGCGTTCCCCGCCTCGCAGAACTTCACCGACTACTTCTTCCATAACCGCTATCGCTCCGACAACGTCGTCTTCCATCGGATCGACGGCCGCATCGTGTCGGCGCTCCATCTCGTCCGCAGAACCGTCGCGATCCGCCACCGGGAGTTCGCGGTGCCGTTCGTCGCCGCCGCCGCCACGCTCCGGACGGAACGCGGGAAGGGACTCATGTCCACCCTTCTCCGGCAGACTCTGGCCGAGCTCTACAACCGCAAGACGGCACTCGCCGCCATCTCGTCGGCCTCCGACGAATACTACCGTCCCTTCGGCTTCGTCACGGTCTGCCGCTCGCAGGACGTCCGCATCGTCTCCCCGGCCTCCGACGGACGCGTCCTCCGCGTCGCGACCCGCGACGACCTGCCCGCACTTGACGCCCTCTACCGCCGCCGGATGGAAACCTATGACGTCTTCGTGGAGCGCCGGCTCGACGCCTGGAACGATTTCTACGACGAGGTCGCCGCGGCCGGAGGAACGATCTTCCTCATTCTCGAGAACGACGAACCGATCGGCTACTTCTCGCGCTTCGGCGACCGCGTGGAGGAACTCTGCCTGCCGGCGGACGTCGCACCGACGACAATGTCCGCCCTCGACGGCCTGACGGTCGCGATCGAAGGCGGTGAAGGCGACGGCGGCCGCGTCATGTTTCGGATCGTCGACGCGATGCGTTTCCTCCGGGAATATCCGTATGCGCCGAAGGCGGAATGCCGCCGCCGCGTCCGGATCGTCGACGACCTGTTCGCGCAGAACAACCGCTCGCTCGAATGGATCGTCGAAGGCGGTACGGTCCGCATCCGCGAGATCGACGACGCCGAGGAGACGCTCTCGATCGAGGAACTGGCCGCGATGGCGTTTCAGGACGGCGCCTGCCCGTTCGGACCGTCCCGAACGCTCGTCTTCGACCGCTGA